The DNA window ATCCTGGCCGAGGCACGGGCGAGGGCGCAGATCGGCGGTTCGCTCGACACCTACCTGACCCTGATCGGCCCGGACGGCAAAACCGTGCTGGCCGAGAACGACGACCGGGGCACTCCGCGCATCGACTCGGATTCCGAGATCGCCTTCACCCTGCCCGCGGCCGGCCAGTACTACCTGGTCGTGACCAGCTACACGATCAGCCAGGACGATCAGCCGGACGACAGCCCCTTCAACAAGTACCAACTGAAGCTCAGCAAGACCAACTAGCGTCCGTTCTCTTTCATCAGGCGCACCCGGATCAGTCTGTGATCCGGGTGCGTTCTGTTGCCAGCCCAGGCACCGGCCCCCTCAGCCCCCCGTTCATCCCGCACCCCTACAATCGGAGGCGTGCCTCCCAAGTCCACCCCTGCCCTGCTGCCGCTGGCCCTGAGCGTCGTGCTGGCAGCCTGTACCGACCTGCCGGTGCCAGCTGTGCCGGGCACCGAGAGCGAGCCGAACGACAGCGCCGCTACCGCCAATCTGCTGACCCCCGGCACGCCGCTGGACGGCCGGATTGCAGGCCAGCCGCGCGACGTGGACTACTTCAAATTCAGTGCGGAGGCCGGTGCGCGGCTCAAGCTGACGGTCAGCAGCGTGAGCGTGGACCCCGGCAGCACGCTCGATCCCTACGCGCAGGTGCTGCTGCCCGACGGCTTTACAGTGCTGGAACACGACGACGACAGCGGTGGGGGCCTGGAATCCGAGCTGCGCTTCAACGTGACGCGGCCTGGCACCTACTACGTGACCGTCACCAGTTTCGACATTCATGACGACGAGCAGGCCAGCGATGACCGGGAGCGCAACACCTACCGGGTGGCCCTGACGCGCCGATGAAGGAGAGAGATGTGAAAGACCCGCGCACCCGCCCACTCAGGCTCTCGCTGCTGGGCCTGACCGCGCTGCTGACGGCCTGTGGCCCTGGTCACGGGGCCACGCCGCCTGCCGGGGCAGCCTCCAGACTGCCTGCCGGGGCCGCCCAGGCCCAGGACCGCTGGTTCGTGGAGCTGGCGGGCGATCCCACGGCCCTGAATGCCCAGAGCCTCGGCGCACAGCAGGCTGGCTTCCGCGCGCAGGCCGCCGCCAACGGGGCGCAGTACCAGGAACTTGCCCGTTACCGCACGCTGTTCAACGGCTTCGCGGTGCAGGCCAGTCCAGCCGACCTGGGGCGGCTGACACGCTTGCCGGGGGTGATTGGTGTCTATCCGGTGCGGCAGATCAGCCCACCGAAAGCCCTGAACACGGCGCTGGGTGCCCAGGCCCTGCAGCCCGACGTGCAGAGCGCCCTGGCCATGACCGGCGCGGACCTCGCGCAGTCGCAGCTGGGGCTCAGCGGCAGCGGCGTTCGGGTGGGCATCATCGACACCGGTCTGGACCTGGGCCACCCGGCTTTCCAGGGGCGTGTGGCCGCCGGCTACGACTTCGTCGGCGATCAGTACGACGCCTCTGTTCCCGGTTCCGTGCCCGTACCGGACCCCAGCCCCGACGACTGCCAGGGCAACGGCACGAACGTGGCCGGGATTCTGGGCGGCAATGATCCCGCCGGAGGGTTCGTGGGGGTGGCCCCCGGCGTCAGCCTCGGCATCTACAAGGTGTTCGGCTGTCAGGGCACCACCGACAGCGCCACGCTGCTCACGGCGATGGAACGCGCCCAGGCCGACGGCATGCAGGTGCTGAACATCAGCCTGGGTGTGCCGTTCCAGTGGCCGCAGTACCCCACCGCGCGGGCCGCCAGCCGGCTGGTCAAGGCGGGCGTGGTGGTCAGCGCCGCCGCCGGGGACAGCGGCGGGGCGGGGCCGTACAGCGTGGCCGCACCGGCCCTGGGAGAGAACGTGCTGGCGGTAGCGGCCGTGGACAACACGCGGGTGCAGCTGGGGAACTTCAGCCTGAGTTCGGGAGGCACTCCGGTCGGATACCAGCCCGTCGTCGGCGCCCCCCCCGCGCCCGTGGGCCTGAGCCTGCCCATCGGAAAATTACCCGGCAGCACCCCAGACACCGACAACGACGGCTGCGCCATCGACGGCCTGAATCCCTACGCGGCGGGCAGCCTGAGCGGGCAGGCCGCGCTGATCCGACTGGGCAACTGTCCCGCCCGC is part of the Deinococcus radiopugnans ATCC 19172 genome and encodes:
- a CDS encoding PPC domain-containing protein, with protein sequence MPPKSTPALLPLALSVVLAACTDLPVPAVPGTESEPNDSAATANLLTPGTPLDGRIAGQPRDVDYFKFSAEAGARLKLTVSSVSVDPGSTLDPYAQVLLPDGFTVLEHDDDSGGGLESELRFNVTRPGTYYVTVTSFDIHDDEQASDDRERNTYRVALTRR